A region of Curvibacter sp. AEP1-3 DNA encodes the following proteins:
- a CDS encoding tripartite tricarboxylate transporter TctB family protein produces the protein MQIQSQKDFFAGLMFTVVGGSFAAGASQYTLGSGAKMGPGYFPLILGILLAVLGCAIAVKSMITPTPDGDKVGKFAWKPLFFIIAANLVFGASIGGLPLIGLKPLGLIVGIYLLTYIASHAGEEHNFKEVAVLATILAALSYVAFIVLLKLQFPVWPAYFTA, from the coding sequence ATGCAAATCCAAAGTCAAAAAGACTTCTTTGCCGGACTGATGTTCACGGTGGTAGGAGGCAGCTTTGCTGCCGGCGCCAGCCAGTACACACTGGGCAGCGGAGCAAAAATGGGACCGGGCTACTTCCCCCTGATCCTGGGCATCCTGCTCGCCGTGCTGGGCTGTGCGATTGCCGTTAAAAGCATGATCACCCCCACGCCGGACGGCGACAAGGTAGGCAAGTTCGCCTGGAAGCCGCTCTTCTTCATCATCGCCGCCAACCTGGTCTTCGGAGCTTCCATCGGCGGCCTGCCCCTGATTGGCCTCAAACCACTGGGCCTGATCGTGGGTATCTATCTGCTCACCTACATCGCCAGCCACGCAGGTGAAGAACACAACTTCAAGGAAGTCGCCGTGCTTGCCACCATCCTGGCCGCACTGAGCTATGTGGCCTTCATCGTTCTCCTCAAGCTGCAGTTCCCCGTTTGGCCTGCTTACTTCACTGCCTGA
- a CDS encoding sulfite exporter TauE/SafE family protein, with protein MTFDALFLLAGLAAFLVGSSKGGLPAVGMLAVPILSMAMSPVQAAVLLLPIFVISDVAGVWLYRREFSRPNLRILIPAGVVGVGVGWATASMVSDRAIMLMIGLVGVGFCLNLWLRDQNASVAQPPHLAKGWFWGTLAGFTSFISHAGAPPYQVYMLPQKLPKAAFAGTSTIVFAVINAAKIIPYQNLRPYSTASLHYAAWLVPFALVGAVAGAYLTRRLADQWFYRIVQVSLFAVSTKLIWDAVFASP; from the coding sequence ATGACATTTGATGCATTGTTTTTGCTGGCCGGCTTGGCAGCTTTTCTGGTCGGGTCGTCCAAAGGAGGCTTGCCTGCTGTCGGCATGTTGGCGGTGCCTATCCTGTCCATGGCGATGTCGCCAGTCCAAGCGGCAGTGCTGTTGCTTCCCATTTTTGTGATCTCGGATGTGGCTGGTGTATGGCTGTACCGCCGCGAGTTCAGCCGGCCAAATTTGAGGATTTTGATCCCCGCCGGCGTCGTAGGGGTGGGAGTCGGTTGGGCGACGGCGTCCATGGTGTCGGACCGCGCGATCATGCTGATGATTGGCTTGGTAGGCGTGGGGTTCTGTCTCAACCTCTGGTTGCGGGACCAGAACGCAAGCGTTGCGCAGCCACCGCATCTGGCCAAAGGCTGGTTCTGGGGAACTCTGGCGGGATTTACCAGCTTTATTTCCCACGCGGGGGCGCCGCCCTATCAGGTCTACATGTTGCCGCAGAAATTGCCCAAGGCGGCGTTTGCCGGCACGTCCACCATTGTGTTTGCAGTGATCAATGCTGCCAAAATCATTCCGTACCAGAACTTGCGACCCTACTCGACGGCATCCTTGCATTACGCCGCTTGGCTGGTGCCGTTTGCGCTGGTGGGGGCGGTCGCAGGAGCCTACCTGACACGTCGCTTGGCAGACCAGTGGTTCTACCGCATCGTTCAGGTTAGTTTGTTTGCCGTATCGACCAAATTGATATGGGATGCGGTTTTCGCAAGCCCTTGA
- a CDS encoding Bug family tripartite tricarboxylate transporter substrate binding protein, giving the protein MKRRVFTALGASTLMLAVAGSAAAQGKFPEKAITLVVPSAPGGTTDFVARLVADQLAQALGQAVIVDNKAGAAGNIGNQAVARAKPDGHTLLVAYSGYQVGNPHLFKKAGWDPIKDFEPVAMMARAPQLVVVRTGLPFKTMQELVAYAKANPGKLNFASSGAGSIQHIAGEMLQQQTGTSLTHVPYKGASPAVQDLLGGNVDIFITTPASVVAQVKADKLKALGVTGNARLASLPDVPTVAEAGFPQFKLDSWFALYAPTGTPPDVVQTLNKAIGKILSQPEIQKKALESGTTVELMTPAQLGAYTKSELDFWGKVIKTANVTLD; this is encoded by the coding sequence ATGAAACGACGCGTATTTACAGCACTGGGTGCAAGCACATTGATGTTGGCGGTAGCGGGATCCGCAGCCGCACAAGGGAAATTTCCTGAGAAGGCCATTACTCTGGTAGTGCCAAGTGCCCCAGGCGGTACCACCGACTTTGTGGCCCGGCTTGTCGCCGATCAGTTAGCACAAGCTTTGGGCCAGGCTGTGATTGTGGATAACAAAGCCGGCGCTGCGGGCAATATTGGCAACCAAGCGGTCGCACGTGCCAAGCCTGATGGACACACTCTGCTGGTCGCTTACAGCGGATACCAAGTCGGAAATCCGCACCTGTTCAAGAAGGCGGGCTGGGACCCTATCAAGGACTTTGAGCCTGTGGCGATGATGGCGCGTGCCCCCCAGTTGGTGGTCGTCCGTACAGGTCTGCCTTTCAAGACTATGCAGGAGCTGGTCGCATACGCCAAGGCTAACCCCGGAAAGCTCAACTTCGCATCTTCGGGCGCTGGCTCTATTCAGCACATAGCAGGCGAAATGCTCCAACAGCAAACCGGCACCTCTTTGACCCATGTGCCTTACAAGGGTGCGTCCCCCGCGGTGCAAGATTTACTGGGAGGCAATGTAGACATCTTCATCACCACGCCGGCATCGGTGGTGGCGCAGGTAAAGGCTGACAAGCTCAAGGCATTGGGAGTCACTGGCAATGCCAGGCTGGCGTCATTGCCCGATGTGCCAACGGTGGCAGAGGCAGGGTTTCCCCAGTTTAAACTGGACTCTTGGTTTGCCCTATACGCCCCGACTGGGACACCACCGGATGTTGTCCAGACCTTGAACAAAGCGATCGGGAAAATCCTGTCACAACCGGAAATTCAAAAGAAGGCACTTGAATCCGGCACGACCGTGGAACTGATGACACCGGCGCAATTGGGGGCCTATACCAAGAGCGAATTGGACTTCTGGGGCAAGGTGATCAAAACCGCCAATGTCACCCTCGATTGA
- a CDS encoding hydroxymethylglutaryl-CoA lyase, which produces MQRIFFNEVVTRDGFQIEPEFVPTDTKVELVNALSLCGYAKIEVTSFTSAKSIPMLRDAEEVMGRIQRVPGVEYTVLVPNVRGAERAMESKADEFNLVMSTSETHNLANLRMPRETSFAALKDVVAMAAGAVPINVSLSACFGCPMEGVVPQEEVIAWADRFAALGVRGLTICDTTGMAYPSQVSRLCEALQTRFPGLQLTLHFHNTRGMGLANVLAAARQGIDRFDGSLGGLGGCPYAPGASGNICSEDAIHMLEAEGYQTGIDLTALLPIARQLPEIVGHEVPGQVAKAGRILDLHPEPSFLSDVRSKFA; this is translated from the coding sequence ATGCAACGGATATTTTTCAACGAGGTTGTCACTCGGGACGGCTTTCAAATTGAGCCTGAATTTGTACCTACAGATACCAAAGTGGAGCTCGTGAATGCCTTGAGTCTCTGTGGCTACGCCAAGATAGAAGTGACTTCGTTTACGTCGGCCAAATCCATCCCGATGTTGCGGGACGCTGAGGAGGTGATGGGCCGCATTCAACGGGTGCCCGGAGTCGAGTACACCGTGCTGGTTCCCAACGTACGGGGGGCTGAGCGTGCCATGGAGTCGAAGGCGGATGAGTTCAATTTGGTGATGTCTACCTCCGAGACACACAACCTGGCGAATTTGCGGATGCCTCGTGAAACCAGCTTTGCAGCCCTCAAAGACGTGGTGGCCATGGCGGCCGGAGCAGTGCCTATCAATGTGTCACTCTCCGCTTGTTTTGGCTGCCCGATGGAGGGAGTGGTTCCGCAGGAGGAAGTCATTGCCTGGGCCGATCGATTTGCAGCGCTGGGTGTCCGGGGCTTGACGATTTGCGATACCACCGGCATGGCCTATCCAAGTCAGGTCAGTCGCTTGTGTGAAGCACTGCAAACCCGTTTTCCCGGCTTGCAACTGACCCTTCATTTCCACAACACACGGGGTATGGGTCTGGCCAATGTACTGGCAGCGGCCCGACAAGGTATCGACCGCTTTGACGGCTCATTGGGTGGTCTGGGAGGTTGCCCGTATGCCCCGGGGGCGAGTGGAAACATCTGCAGTGAAGACGCTATCCACATGCTTGAGGCCGAGGGCTATCAAACCGGAATTGACCTGACGGCCTTGCTTCCCATTGCCCGACAACTCCCGGAGATCGTGGGTCATGAGGTTCCCGGCCAGGTTGCCAAGGCAGGTCGGATTTTGGACCTGCATCCGGAGCCTTCATTTTTGTCAGACGTAAGGAGCAAATTCGCATGA
- a CDS encoding VOC family protein — protein sequence MIDHLDHLVLTTSRPEACIDFYTRVMGMQLESFVGGTPPVTRQAFKFGNQKINLHVKGAEFEPKAHLPVPGALDLCFIASIPLEQVIQRLEASEWPIVEGPVMRTGATQKIRSVYVRDPDLNLIEISELA from the coding sequence ATGATTGATCATTTGGACCATTTGGTTCTCACAACGTCCCGTCCTGAGGCGTGCATCGATTTCTACACCCGAGTCATGGGTATGCAGCTCGAATCATTTGTCGGCGGTACGCCGCCAGTGACCCGCCAAGCCTTCAAGTTTGGTAACCAGAAAATCAACTTGCATGTGAAGGGTGCGGAGTTTGAACCCAAAGCGCACCTTCCTGTGCCCGGCGCACTGGACCTGTGCTTCATCGCCAGCATTCCACTTGAGCAAGTCATACAGCGCTTGGAAGCCTCGGAATGGCCCATTGTGGAAGGACCGGTGATGCGCACGGGGGCGACGCAGAAGATTCGTTCGGTGTATGTGCGCGACCCCGATCTGAACCTGATTGAAATTTCTGAGCTGGCTTGA
- a CDS encoding glycerate kinase type-2 family protein, with the protein MTHPFIMQKPKIALEALFRCAVERAHPVHTIREHLPSPPSGKAIVVGAGKAAASMALALDKFWPQDAALSGAVVTRYGHIPAEASARAGRIAIHEAAHPVPDESSVAAARIMVDLVRDLSANDLVICLMSGGASALLALPIDGVSLAAKQEITRQLLLSGAPIDEMNLVRQSLSKIKGGQLANASGDAPVLTLAISDVPGDRPEIIGSGPTIPLAGKEGVAAAILDSRGIVLPPGVRQAMLTWEAVCRSREPRNASRDSVRLIATPSQSLLAAAELAKTWGLNAYVLSDCIEGESKDVAKFHAEIARAVRAGKSTMQAPCVILSGGETTVTVSDSLPGLGRGGRAGEFCLGLAKALDGSTGIWALAADTDGVDGCEINAGAFVSPDTLPRAKNKGLSIDDFLLRHDSFGFFDSLDDLLISGPTHTNVNDFRALLIT; encoded by the coding sequence GTGACCCATCCATTCATCATGCAAAAACCCAAGATCGCCCTCGAAGCGCTTTTCAGATGCGCAGTGGAGCGTGCACATCCCGTCCACACGATACGCGAGCACCTACCCAGCCCCCCGTCGGGGAAGGCGATTGTGGTTGGTGCCGGAAAAGCTGCCGCGTCCATGGCTTTGGCACTGGACAAGTTTTGGCCACAAGACGCAGCGCTATCCGGTGCTGTGGTCACTCGCTACGGGCACATACCTGCGGAGGCATCTGCCCGCGCGGGAAGAATTGCGATACATGAAGCAGCCCATCCCGTGCCGGATGAGTCCAGTGTCGCTGCCGCACGGATCATGGTGGACTTGGTTAGGGACCTGTCTGCGAACGACCTAGTGATCTGCCTGATGTCTGGCGGTGCGTCGGCTTTACTTGCGCTGCCTATTGACGGTGTGTCACTTGCTGCGAAGCAAGAAATCACCCGTCAGCTTTTGCTCAGTGGCGCACCCATTGACGAGATGAATCTGGTGCGCCAGAGCTTGTCGAAAATCAAGGGCGGGCAGTTGGCGAATGCATCTGGTGATGCGCCGGTACTGACGCTGGCCATCAGTGATGTGCCCGGCGACAGGCCCGAAATCATAGGCAGTGGTCCCACAATCCCGTTGGCTGGGAAAGAGGGAGTCGCAGCGGCTATTCTTGATAGCCGTGGCATTGTTCTGCCACCCGGTGTCCGGCAAGCCATGTTGACCTGGGAAGCAGTGTGCCGTTCGCGAGAGCCTCGCAATGCTTCGCGTGACAGCGTGCGCTTGATTGCCACGCCCTCGCAGTCCTTGCTGGCTGCAGCTGAGCTTGCCAAAACGTGGGGTCTCAATGCCTACGTGCTCAGTGACTGCATCGAAGGTGAGTCCAAGGATGTAGCTAAGTTCCATGCGGAAATTGCACGCGCAGTGAGAGCCGGCAAGAGCACGATGCAAGCTCCCTGTGTGATCTTGTCGGGAGGGGAAACCACAGTTACGGTCTCTGATTCTCTGCCCGGGTTAGGGCGTGGTGGGCGGGCAGGGGAGTTTTGCCTTGGCCTGGCAAAAGCGCTGGATGGAAGCACGGGGATTTGGGCCTTGGCAGCCGATACGGATGGTGTCGATGGCTGCGAAATCAATGCAGGTGCCTTCGTATCTCCGGACACGCTCCCCAGGGCGAAGAACAAAGGCCTATCCATTGACGACTTCCTGTTGCGCCATGATTCATTCGGTTTTTTTGATTCGCTCGATGACTTGCTCATCAGCGGTCCTACGCATACCAACGTCAATGATTTCCGGGCTTTGTTGATTACATAG
- a CDS encoding tripartite tricarboxylate transporter permease, giving the protein MELFEHLSLGFGVAFTGQNLIYAFIGCLLGTLIGVLPGIGPLATIAMLLPATYALPPVAALIMLAGIYYGAQYGGSTTAILVNLPGESSSVVTVIDGYQMARNGRAGPALAAAGLGSFFAGCVGTLILAAFAGPLTELAFKFGPAEYFSLMILGLIGAVVLASGSLLKAIAMIVLGLLLGMVGTDVNSGVARFSFDIPELTDGIGFIVIAMGVFGYGEIISNLSKSAGEREIFTASVSGLLPTKEDFRRMVPAVMRGTAMGSLLGILPGGGAVMAAFAAYTIEKKTKLQPGEVPFGKGNIRGVAAPEAANNAGSQTSFIPLLTLGIPPNAVMALMVGAMTIHNIQPGPQVMTSNPELFWGLIASMWIGNLMLVILNLPLIGIWIKLLTVPYRWLFPSIVLFCAIGVYSTNNNTFDIWMVGLFGVIGYLFIKLGTEPAPLLLGFILGPMMEEYLRRALLLSRGDWSVFVTRPLSASLLVAALALLVVVMLPSIKAKREEAFVED; this is encoded by the coding sequence ATGGAACTCTTTGAACACCTCTCCTTAGGTTTCGGTGTGGCCTTCACCGGCCAGAACCTGATTTATGCCTTCATCGGCTGTCTGCTGGGTACTTTGATCGGGGTCCTGCCCGGCATCGGCCCCTTGGCCACCATTGCGATGCTGCTGCCCGCCACCTATGCGCTCCCACCGGTCGCGGCCTTGATCATGCTGGCCGGTATCTACTATGGGGCCCAGTACGGTGGTTCCACCACCGCCATTCTGGTGAACCTGCCCGGCGAGTCTTCGTCGGTGGTGACCGTCATTGACGGTTACCAGATGGCCCGTAACGGACGCGCAGGTCCTGCGCTGGCTGCAGCAGGCCTGGGTTCTTTCTTTGCCGGTTGTGTGGGTACCTTGATCCTGGCGGCCTTTGCAGGCCCCTTGACCGAGCTGGCCTTCAAGTTCGGCCCTGCCGAGTACTTCAGCCTGATGATTCTGGGCTTGATCGGTGCGGTGGTGCTGGCTTCGGGCTCCCTGCTCAAGGCCATTGCCATGATTGTTCTGGGTCTCTTGCTGGGCATGGTGGGCACGGATGTGAACTCCGGTGTGGCCCGTTTCAGCTTTGATATCCCTGAGCTCACCGACGGTATCGGCTTCATCGTGATCGCCATGGGTGTGTTCGGCTACGGCGAGATCATCAGCAACCTGTCCAAGAGTGCGGGCGAGCGGGAGATCTTTACCGCTTCCGTGTCAGGCCTCTTGCCGACCAAGGAAGACTTCCGCCGCATGGTGCCTGCTGTCATGCGCGGTACGGCCATGGGCTCCTTGCTGGGCATCCTGCCCGGTGGTGGTGCGGTGATGGCAGCCTTTGCGGCTTACACCATTGAGAAGAAGACCAAGCTGCAGCCTGGTGAAGTACCTTTCGGCAAGGGCAACATCCGCGGTGTGGCCGCTCCTGAGGCTGCCAACAACGCAGGCTCCCAGACGTCCTTCATCCCGCTCCTGACCCTGGGTATCCCGCCCAATGCGGTGATGGCTTTGATGGTGGGTGCGATGACCATCCACAACATCCAGCCCGGACCACAGGTGATGACGTCCAACCCTGAGCTCTTCTGGGGTCTGATTGCCTCCATGTGGATCGGTAACCTGATGCTGGTGATCCTGAACCTGCCTTTGATCGGAATCTGGATCAAGCTCTTGACGGTGCCTTACCGCTGGTTGTTCCCTTCTATCGTGCTGTTCTGTGCGATCGGGGTGTATTCGACCAACAACAACACCTTCGATATCTGGATGGTGGGTCTGTTCGGGGTGATCGGGTATCTCTTCATCAAGCTGGGGACGGAGCCTGCTCCGCTGCTCTTGGGCTTTATTCTGGGGCCGATGATGGAGGAGTATCTGCGCCGGGCGCTTCTGCTCTCCCGTGGCGACTGGAGTGTGTTTGTGACGCGACCTCTGTCAGCCAGTCTGTTGGTGGCAGCTCTTGCCCTGCTGGTGGTGGTGATGCTGCCTTCCATCAAAGCCAAGCGGGAAGAGGCGTTTGTGGAGGATTGA
- a CDS encoding alpha/beta fold hydrolase: MSNRPFIAFACAHMTDERLYAHQVAALTDAYEIKIFVFREHATMAAMAEEILQKTPEKFTLVGLSLGGYVAFEVIRRASERLQRLVLIDTTAVADHPARKDGRRQDILKVQQGGIEALIPELPGRWLHPTHANQPVLVDLMGEMARSVGAQGQFNQQTAMLARPDSHEDLRGLRIPTLLVCGRQDPVTPLADHEAMAACVPGARLEVIENCGHLSTIEQPRAVTDVLKSWLEHSES; the protein is encoded by the coding sequence ATGAGTAATCGCCCCTTCATTGCCTTTGCCTGTGCGCACATGACGGATGAGCGTCTTTATGCGCATCAGGTTGCAGCGCTCACCGATGCCTACGAGATCAAGATTTTTGTATTCCGTGAGCACGCCACTATGGCCGCGATGGCGGAGGAGATCCTTCAAAAAACTCCGGAGAAGTTCACTCTTGTAGGTTTGTCATTGGGGGGCTACGTTGCGTTTGAGGTCATCCGTCGCGCCAGTGAGCGTTTGCAGCGTTTAGTACTGATTGACACCACTGCAGTGGCTGATCATCCAGCCCGAAAAGACGGGCGCAGACAAGACATTTTGAAAGTGCAGCAAGGGGGTATCGAGGCTTTGATTCCCGAGCTTCCCGGTCGCTGGCTACATCCTACTCACGCGAACCAGCCGGTCTTGGTGGACCTCATGGGCGAGATGGCGAGAAGCGTAGGTGCCCAAGGCCAGTTCAACCAGCAAACAGCCATGCTGGCCCGGCCTGACTCTCACGAAGACTTGCGCGGACTGCGGATTCCCACTTTGCTGGTATGTGGACGTCAAGACCCGGTCACCCCGTTGGCTGACCATGAAGCCATGGCGGCCTGTGTGCCCGGTGCCCGCTTGGAAGTGATTGAAAACTGCGGACACCTCTCGACGATCGAGCAACCCCGCGCGGTGACAGATGTGTTGAAGAGTTGGTTAGAGCACAGCGAATCTTGA
- a CDS encoding CaiB/BaiF CoA transferase family protein, whose product MEQTQSSDHQNAPAQPGPLTGLKVLELGQLIAGPFAGKTLADFGADIVKIESPGAGDPLRKWRLLKDGTSVWWQVQSRNKKSLALDLRTPEGQDIVRRLASEADVLIENFRPGAMEGWGLGPDALTSLNPRLIMLRISGYGQTGPYRNRPGFGVVAEAMGGLRHLTGEPGRVPVRVGISLGDTLAALHGVIGILLALQHRNRTGEGQVIDVALYEAVFNCMESLLPEYSAFGAVRGPAGSALPGIAPTNAYLCADGGYALIAGNGDSIFRRLMELIGRTDLAQDPSLADNAGRVARVAELDEVIGAWTKSKTVDEVLSDLDAASVPAGRIYTVEDIARDPHYQARGMLDTVHMEDGAKLMVPGVVPKLSRSPGSRTRNAPRLGQDTEQVLRDIGLKDEQIRQLIERGIVGTH is encoded by the coding sequence ATGGAACAAACACAATCTTCTGATCATCAGAATGCGCCAGCACAACCGGGGCCGCTGACAGGCCTCAAGGTGTTGGAACTCGGGCAACTGATTGCAGGCCCCTTTGCCGGCAAGACGCTCGCTGACTTTGGTGCAGACATCGTCAAGATTGAGTCGCCCGGCGCGGGGGACCCCTTGCGCAAATGGCGCTTGCTCAAAGACGGAACCTCCGTGTGGTGGCAGGTGCAGTCCCGGAACAAAAAGTCACTAGCTTTGGACCTGCGCACTCCTGAGGGGCAGGACATTGTCCGGCGCCTCGCTTCCGAGGCAGATGTGCTGATTGAAAACTTCAGACCCGGCGCTATGGAGGGCTGGGGTTTGGGTCCGGATGCACTGACGTCACTAAATCCCCGACTCATCATGCTGCGTATCAGTGGATACGGACAGACTGGCCCGTACAGAAACCGCCCGGGTTTCGGTGTTGTCGCAGAGGCTATGGGCGGCTTGCGTCACCTTACCGGCGAGCCCGGGCGGGTTCCGGTGCGCGTAGGTATCAGTCTGGGTGACACCCTCGCCGCACTGCACGGCGTAATCGGAATTTTGTTGGCACTGCAACACCGGAACCGAACTGGCGAGGGTCAAGTGATTGACGTCGCCCTGTACGAAGCCGTTTTCAATTGCATGGAAAGTCTTTTGCCGGAGTACAGCGCATTCGGTGCAGTGCGTGGTCCTGCTGGTTCGGCATTGCCCGGCATTGCGCCGACTAACGCCTACTTGTGTGCTGATGGTGGCTACGCACTGATTGCGGGCAACGGTGACAGCATCTTTCGGCGATTGATGGAGTTGATTGGCCGGACCGATCTGGCGCAGGACCCTAGTCTCGCGGACAACGCGGGTCGTGTGGCCCGCGTCGCTGAGTTGGACGAAGTAATCGGTGCTTGGACAAAAAGCAAAACAGTAGACGAGGTTTTGTCGGATCTTGATGCGGCTTCCGTACCGGCAGGGCGGATTTACACCGTGGAGGACATTGCCCGTGATCCCCACTACCAGGCGCGCGGCATGTTGGACACGGTGCACATGGAGGACGGGGCAAAGCTGATGGTGCCCGGTGTGGTGCCCAAACTTTCGCGCTCGCCCGGATCGCGCACGCGCAATGCGCCCCGACTGGGCCAGGACACCGAGCAAGTGCTACGCGACATCGGGCTGAAGGATGAGCAGATTCGCCAATTGATCGAACGTGGAATTGTGGGGACGCACTGA
- a CDS encoding D-2-hydroxyacid dehydrogenase, whose product MKIVFLDRGTISPQTTMRAPDFAHTLAVYAQTRPDEVAERIADADIVIVNKVRLTEAVIRQAPRLRMVAVAATGTDNVDLRACAARGVVVSNIRNYAVNTVPEHTFALIFALRRSICAYRESVIAGRWQESGQFCYFDYPIRDLAGSTLGVIGDGVLGRSVANMGRALGMNVLMSAFKGRSDMGALYTPFEEVLERSDIITLHCPLNEQTRGLIGPSEFDRMKKQPLLINTARGGLVDEHALVPALLEGKISGAGFDVVSVEPPPADHPFNQLIQRPDFILTPHVAWASDEAIQGLTDQLVENIECFVRGNPRHVVLAAPAMA is encoded by the coding sequence ATGAAAATTGTTTTTCTGGATCGCGGCACCATTTCGCCGCAAACCACCATGCGTGCGCCGGACTTTGCACACACGTTGGCGGTGTATGCACAAACCCGCCCGGATGAAGTTGCTGAGCGCATTGCTGACGCAGACATCGTGATCGTCAACAAGGTGCGTCTTACCGAGGCCGTGATTCGTCAGGCTCCACGTTTACGGATGGTGGCAGTAGCTGCCACTGGTACGGACAACGTGGATCTGCGTGCCTGTGCGGCCCGTGGCGTGGTGGTGAGCAATATCCGCAACTATGCCGTCAACACCGTTCCGGAGCATACGTTTGCACTGATTTTTGCCCTGCGCCGCAGCATATGTGCTTATCGCGAGTCCGTCATCGCAGGGCGCTGGCAAGAGTCGGGGCAGTTCTGCTATTTCGACTACCCCATCCGCGATCTTGCTGGCTCCACGCTGGGCGTGATCGGTGATGGTGTTTTGGGGCGTTCAGTGGCAAACATGGGCCGGGCATTGGGCATGAACGTCCTGATGTCCGCCTTCAAGGGACGCTCTGACATGGGTGCGTTGTACACCCCATTTGAAGAGGTCCTGGAGCGCTCAGACATCATCACCTTGCATTGCCCGCTCAACGAGCAGACCCGAGGGCTGATCGGGCCTTCCGAATTTGACCGCATGAAGAAACAACCACTGCTGATCAATACAGCCAGAGGTGGTTTGGTGGATGAACATGCCTTGGTGCCGGCATTGCTGGAAGGAAAAATCTCCGGTGCCGGCTTTGATGTGGTCAGCGTCGAACCCCCGCCTGCGGATCACCCCTTCAACCAGCTGATTCAACGTCCCGATTTCATTTTGACGCCCCATGTGGCCTGGGCCAGTGATGAAGCGATTCAGGGGCTTACGGATCAATTGGTTGAAAACATCGAGTGCTTTGTCAGGGGAAATCCAAGACATGTTGTCTTGGCGGCGCCAGCGATGGCCTAG
- the ybgC gene encoding tol-pal system-associated acyl-CoA thioesterase produces the protein MTDFRFAIRVYWEDTDAGGVVFYANYLKFFERARTEWLRAAGVEQQRLRDETGAMFVVADVHTRYLSSARLDDLLEITVRIEEQGAASMVIAQQAWRGETLLAEGRIRIGCVQAATLRPCRIPKPVLQAISGV, from the coding sequence ATGACGGATTTCCGGTTTGCGATACGTGTGTATTGGGAAGACACCGATGCGGGTGGCGTCGTCTTCTATGCCAACTACCTCAAGTTTTTTGAACGCGCCCGCACCGAGTGGTTGCGGGCTGCCGGTGTAGAGCAGCAGCGCTTGCGCGATGAAACGGGCGCTATGTTTGTGGTGGCCGACGTGCACACCCGGTATCTGAGTTCTGCGCGCTTGGATGACCTGCTGGAGATTACGGTTCGCATCGAAGAGCAGGGCGCTGCCAGCATGGTGATTGCCCAACAGGCCTGGCGCGGCGAAACCCTGCTGGCAGAGGGCCGCATCCGTATCGGCTGCGTGCAGGCAGCGACCTTGAGGCCCTGTCGCATACCCAAACCGGTGCTACAGGCGATTTCCGGCGTCTGA
- a CDS encoding SRPBCC family protein gives MTSNTPEFALSLERRLAVPRAAVWRCWTEPALLCQWFCPKPWGVSHADIELHAGGRFFTHMVGPNGEQMPNAGVFLQVEPGRKLVFTDAFVSAWVPSGKAFMVGEITLADAPGGGTHYLARALHWSEADMQQHEAMGFHEGWAAATRQLEELAATL, from the coding sequence ATGACGAGCAATACCCCCGAATTCGCACTCTCGCTGGAGCGTCGCTTGGCCGTCCCGCGTGCAGCGGTGTGGCGATGCTGGACCGAGCCTGCACTGCTGTGCCAATGGTTTTGCCCCAAGCCTTGGGGGGTAAGCCATGCCGATATTGAGCTCCATGCAGGGGGGCGTTTCTTCACCCACATGGTCGGGCCCAACGGCGAGCAAATGCCGAATGCGGGTGTGTTTTTGCAGGTAGAGCCCGGCCGCAAGTTGGTGTTTACCGATGCTTTTGTCAGCGCATGGGTGCCCAGCGGCAAGGCCTTCATGGTGGGTGAGATCACGCTGGCGGATGCTCCGGGCGGAGGCACGCACTACCTGGCCCGCGCCCTGCATTGGTCCGAAGCCGATATGCAACAGCACGAGGCCATGGGCTTCCATGAGGGTTGGGCCGCCGCGACCCGGCAACTCGAAGAACTGGCCGCGACCCTATGA